One stretch of Apis cerana isolate GH-2021 linkage group LG8, AcerK_1.0, whole genome shotgun sequence DNA includes these proteins:
- the LOC107993369 gene encoding arginine/serine-rich protein PNISR, with protein sequence MSGDMFDGKDYPTQWALNPSAYQNMSNDQVDWAALAQQWIKMKETVVPPAPPPPTINPICSGNDGSGEAPMDMDTKEDDVPPAPPAPTISGSAEAWNQWNQWGHWNTSGSGAGTWEWTGVPPPGVSIGSDGKPMGIPTVPVIPPAPTISTTSEFSVPPPATPSLYSYNSVPPTQPYSQVTNYWSGEPPTAIPPQPPPFMKGIRHANRAPHMRPMDTVRCREDREKTPEEDTTTTIDAAKRRQLPAWIREGLEKMEKEKQKAVERERQEILRKQELEARKQAEDEARAVLNPCKSKFDSDSEKEIEQDLDDGVHNQQVTEKNFERTPDILLRPRKSRFRDADSPDPHTHADRSPTTSNATIPTPKRSREEILQDVMLKVRRSLTEILLEVTNEEIGAICREVWSRARAKVPAGEIPVASLNNMAPLAQITRKLGLGIYGDSNSESEEEQNEHVQTQNNDSDEELIEMVKRRQQAFKKTEEEIEARLAEEDEREEQRYDEQYNKQQENHTGNTSCKDSVDEKETVNNQREASETLSSGGQSPQQQIAPPDMAKTNTPSGSADSESSSSETTTSSSSHNSVKKKRSNKDRDREYRKRKSKSRSKSRGRKSRSRSSERGHKRKSRSRSLKSRKEYRSRSSSNYRSSKKHRSRSRNRKRRRSRSRSCRRSRSSSATRKWSRSRSRGKRKSRSHSRGRRRSRSYSTRRSKSRARDKRRSRSRSRARDRSRTRSKERKRSQSYVSRSKRRTRSRSRDHRKSRSRSRQSNHRDGKKSSSHRYRN encoded by the exons ATGAGTGGAGATATGTTTGACGGAAAAGATTATCCAACCCAATGGGCATTAAATCCTTCAGCTTATCAAAATATGAGTAATGATCAAG TCGATTGGGCAGCATTAGCTCAACAATGGATCAAAATGAAAGAAACTGTAGTTCCACCGGCACCACCTCCACCTACTATTAATCCTATATGCTCTGGGAACGATGGTAGCGGAGAAGCACCAATGGATATGGATACAAAAGAAGATGATGTACCACCAGCACCACCTGCACCAACAATTAGTGGATCAG CTGAAGCATGGAATCAGTGGAATCAGTGGGGCCATTGGAATACTTCAGGTTCTGGTGCAGGTACATGGGAATGGACTGGTGTACCTCCCCCAGGTGTTTCTATAGGTTCTGATGGAAAACCTATGGGAATTCCAACAGTACCTGTTATCCCACCTGCTCCAACTATATCTACAACATCAGAATTTAGTGTGCCACCACCAGCAACACCATCTTTGTATTCTTATAATTCAGTACCTCCGACACAACCTTATAGTCAg GTGACTAATTATTGGTCCGGAGAACCACCTACCGCCATACCTCCTCAACCACCCCCTTTTATGAAAGGAATCAGACATGCAAATAGAGCACCACATATGAGACCAATGGATACTGTAAGATGTCGAGAAGACAGGGAAAAGACACCTGAGGAGGATACAACGACAACCATAG acGCGGCAAAACGTAGACAATTGCCAGCATGGATTAGGGAGGGTttagaaaaaatggaaaaagaaaaacagaaagCTGTTGAAAGGGAAAGGCAAGAAATACTAAGGAAACAAGAGTTAGAAGCCCGAAAGCAAGCCGAGGATGAAGCTCGGGCTGTACTGAATCCTTGTAAAAGCAAATTT GATTCTGATTCCGAGAAGGAAATTGAACAAGATCTTGATGATGGGGTACATAATCAGCAGGtgactgaaaaaaatttcgaacgtaCTCCAGACATTCTTCTTCGTCCACGGAAATCACGATTTCGAGACGCAGACTCGCCAGATCCACATACGCACGCGGATAGAAGTCCAACCACGTCTAACGCGACCATACCTACGCCGAAACGGTCGAGAGAAGAGATACTGCAGGATGTG ATGTTAAAGGTGCGGAGATCGTTGACTGAAATCCTTCTGGAGGTAACGAACGAAGAAATCGGTGCTATATGCAGAGAGGTTTGGAGCCGCGCACGTGCCAAAG TCCCTGCAGGAGAGATCCCCGTCGCATCCCTCAACAACATGGCCCCTCTTGCTCAGATCACTCGCAAACTTG GTCTGGGCATCTATGGCGACAGCAACAGCGAATCCGAGGAGGAGCAAAACGAACACGTACAGACACAGAACAACGATAGCGATGAAGAACTCATA GAAATGGTGAAACGGCGGCAACAAGCGTTCAAAAAGACGGAGGAGGAAATCGAGGCGCGTTTGGCCGAGGAGGATGAGAGGGAAGAGCAACGTTACGACGAGCAGTATAATAAACAACAGGAAAATCATACTGGTAATACAAGCTGCAAAGACTCAG ttgatgaaaaagaaacggtAAATAATCAAAGAGAAGCGTCTGAAACTTTGTCGAGCGGCGGACAAAGTCCACAGCAACAAATAGCGCCGCCTGATATGGCAAAGACCAATACTCCATCGGGATCAGCCGATTCCGAATCTAGCAGTTCCGAGACTACGACCTCTTCCTCGAGTCATAACTCGGtgaagaagaaacgatcgaACAAAGATCGCGATCGTGAATATCGAAAGAGGAAATCAAAGAGTAGAAGTAAATCCAGAGGCAGAAAGTCTCGGTCCCGTTCTTCCGAGCGTGGGCACAAACGCAAATCCAGATCTAGATCGCTAAAGTCTCGTAAAGAGTATCGTTCAAGGTCTTCGAGCAATTATAGGTCCAGTAAGAAGCATAGATCGAGATCGAGAAATCGAAAACGGCGTAGATCTCGCTCGAGGAGCTGTCGTAGATCTAGATCCAGCTCGGCCACCAGGAAATGGTCGCGATCGCGTTCcaggggaaaaaggaaatcaCGTTCTCATTCGAGAGGTAGAAGAAGAAGTCGATCCTATTCTACTAGACGGAGTAAATCCCGTGCAAGGGATAAACGACGATCACGATCCAGATCCAGGGCTAGAGACAGATCTCGAACACGCTCGAAGGAACGTAAACGTTCGCAATCTTACGTTTCCAGGAGTAAGAGACGGACACGATCTAGATCTAGGGATCATAGAAAATCACGATCGAGATCAAGGCAGTCGAATCATCGGGACGGTAAGAAATCGTCGTCGCATCGGTACAGGAATTGA